Proteins encoded within one genomic window of Gimesia sp.:
- a CDS encoding ZIP family metal transporter: MKPLSHLKNDVRLTFLLLTIPLVTFLVAPGFFTSRPTQAAAAEHTHPHPEKTTSTATEESTTEPASENNTGWSYTLLGIYCALIVFSSLMGGWLPSFVKLTHTRMETLISFVGGLMLGIGVFHLLPHAVAEMGSIDRAVWWMMTGIITLFFLLRTFHFHQHGTVELEEEGHPHDHDHDHDHDHDCDQHHAHAPVHSHTHAHSHHLSWVGIALGLALHTLIDGLALGASIIAEQHHEVFLSLFGLGTFLAIALHKPLDAVSITSLMAAGGWSAGWRNAVNIGFALMCPLGALLFFLGVQQFSDNQHIIIGCALAFAAGVFICISLGDLLPEMEFHSHNRFRLSFVLLLGIALAYGIGFLEPEHVHNHGSHAEESDDGHSHEHKHDH; encoded by the coding sequence ATGAAACCCCTGTCACACCTCAAAAACGACGTGCGGTTGACCTTTCTGCTGCTCACGATTCCCCTGGTCACCTTCCTGGTAGCGCCCGGCTTTTTCACCTCGCGCCCCACCCAGGCCGCGGCTGCCGAACACACTCACCCGCACCCGGAAAAAACAACCAGCACCGCCACTGAGGAATCCACGACAGAACCGGCCTCCGAAAACAACACCGGCTGGTCATACACGCTGCTCGGCATTTATTGCGCGTTGATTGTCTTCTCGTCCTTAATGGGAGGCTGGCTCCCCTCGTTTGTCAAACTGACACACACCCGCATGGAAACGCTCATCAGTTTTGTCGGCGGACTCATGCTGGGCATCGGCGTCTTTCATCTTCTGCCACACGCGGTCGCCGAAATGGGATCGATTGACCGCGCCGTCTGGTGGATGATGACCGGCATCATCACGCTCTTCTTCCTGCTGAGAACCTTCCACTTTCACCAGCACGGTACCGTGGAACTCGAAGAAGAAGGACACCCCCACGACCATGACCATGACCATGACCACGATCACGACTGCGATCAGCATCACGCGCACGCGCCGGTCCATTCGCACACGCATGCCCACTCGCATCATTTGAGCTGGGTCGGCATCGCCCTGGGTCTGGCCCTGCACACACTGATTGACGGGCTCGCTCTCGGCGCCAGTATCATAGCCGAGCAACACCACGAAGTCTTTCTCTCTTTGTTCGGCCTCGGAACTTTTCTGGCGATCGCACTACACAAACCACTAGATGCCGTTTCGATCACATCACTGATGGCCGCGGGTGGCTGGTCCGCCGGCTGGAGAAACGCCGTCAACATCGGCTTCGCGTTGATGTGCCCCCTCGGTGCCCTGCTCTTCTTCCTGGGCGTGCAGCAGTTTTCCGATAACCAGCACATCATCATCGGCTGTGCCCTGGCCTTCGCCGCGGGCGTCTTCATCTGTATCTCACTGGGCGACCTGCTGCCGGAAATGGAATTCCATTCGCATAACCGCTTCCGACTCTCGTTCGTACTCCTGCTCGGCATCGCCCTCGCGTATGGCATCGGCTTTCTCGAACCCGAACACGTTCACAACCACGGTTCGCACGCGGAAGAATCAGACGACGGTCATTCGCACGAGCACAAGCACGACCACTGA
- a CDS encoding transcriptional repressor — translation MKHLSQAEEIEEIRQLVRKSGLRSTAARITVIQFLRKAKSPLTHAEIAEDLTPMGFDKATVYRNLIDLADAGLVKRTELGDHAWRFELRNPDEPEDAEHPHFVCTECGSVSCLHDVEFKTPKNKQWAAVGKVTEILLKGICSECEEEE, via the coding sequence ATGAAACATCTGTCTCAAGCAGAAGAAATTGAGGAAATCCGCCAGCTGGTGCGGAAGAGCGGCCTGCGGAGTACGGCGGCCCGGATTACCGTGATCCAGTTTTTACGAAAGGCGAAGTCTCCGCTGACGCACGCGGAGATTGCAGAAGATCTGACCCCCATGGGCTTTGATAAAGCGACCGTGTATCGCAACCTGATTGACCTGGCGGATGCAGGTCTGGTGAAACGGACCGAGCTGGGCGATCATGCCTGGCGGTTCGAATTACGGAACCCGGATGAGCCGGAAGATGCAGAGCATCCGCACTTTGTCTGTACCGAATGCGGCAGTGTTTCCTGTCTGCACGATGTGGAATTCAAGACTCCCAAGAACAAGCAGTGGGCGGCGGTCGGTAAAGTGACCGAGATCCTGCTCAAGGGAATCTGCAGCGAGTGTGAAGAGGAAGAGTGA
- a CDS encoding porin, which produces MRTFIKTAGFLLLLGTLFRTTSVIAEDARIDSAQLERLLDRLEAAEQRIQELEQKKEEPKQQTPPPAPASRMAPPPQLEKASGGLDDSEQLLINNFYDEAGDNALESRLSTLEEDWKKFSESEQAKKAEDAAKPTTLKVFGRIHLDGWNFSNSTPGIESFNDPTDPTDPQNRVGFRRVRIGVSGKIKDNMLYKFEYDFADPGDPAFKDVYMGWNDLPVFQTLLIGNQKRPLGMDHLNSSRYNWFMERPLVIEAFNQDARRLGICAYGVSDDETWNWRYGIFNLEDVSKDGAYIGDAGQYSLNGRFAGTPWYDETSGGRGYLHLAVADMWAKPDGDPSATASNDNEARFRTRPEARTSSRWIDTGAIAGAEWFNTLGFEAMLNIGSFGVVSEYQVTHVGRGSQGSQLTFEGAYVEAGYFLTGEYQPIDRKSGTIGRVKPLENFFLVRTCDDEIGGGWGAWQVVARYSYLDLSNGNITGGDETNFTFGMNWWWNSHSRVQFNYIHAQIDDRGPINGYTGGRSDIFGARFMVDF; this is translated from the coding sequence ATGCGCACATTCATTAAGACTGCAGGTTTCCTGCTCTTACTGGGGACACTGTTTCGTACAACCAGTGTCATTGCGGAAGATGCTCGAATCGATTCTGCTCAACTGGAGCGCCTGCTGGACCGTTTAGAAGCAGCAGAACAACGGATCCAGGAGCTGGAGCAGAAGAAAGAGGAGCCAAAGCAGCAGACTCCTCCTCCGGCCCCGGCTTCGCGGATGGCGCCGCCCCCTCAGCTGGAAAAAGCGAGTGGGGGACTGGACGACTCCGAGCAGCTGTTGATCAACAACTTCTACGATGAAGCGGGAGACAACGCTCTGGAGAGCCGCCTGTCGACCCTGGAAGAGGACTGGAAAAAGTTCTCCGAATCAGAGCAGGCCAAGAAAGCCGAAGATGCTGCCAAGCCGACCACATTGAAAGTCTTTGGTCGTATTCACCTGGACGGCTGGAACTTCTCTAACAGCACTCCGGGGATCGAGTCCTTTAATGATCCAACCGATCCAACCGATCCGCAGAACCGTGTTGGGTTCCGTCGCGTTCGTATCGGCGTGTCTGGTAAAATCAAAGACAACATGCTCTACAAATTCGAGTATGACTTCGCCGATCCTGGTGACCCCGCGTTCAAAGACGTTTACATGGGGTGGAACGATCTGCCTGTCTTTCAGACGCTGTTAATTGGTAACCAGAAGCGTCCGCTGGGTATGGATCACCTTAACAGTAGTCGTTACAACTGGTTCATGGAACGTCCGCTGGTGATCGAAGCGTTCAACCAGGATGCACGTCGTTTGGGTATTTGTGCCTACGGCGTTTCGGATGATGAGACCTGGAACTGGCGTTACGGTATCTTCAACCTGGAAGATGTCTCGAAAGACGGGGCGTACATTGGCGATGCGGGTCAGTATTCGCTCAATGGTCGTTTTGCCGGGACCCCCTGGTACGATGAAACCTCGGGTGGTCGCGGTTACCTGCACCTGGCTGTCGCCGACATGTGGGCCAAGCCGGATGGCGATCCGAGTGCGACCGCTTCCAATGATAACGAAGCCCGTTTCCGGACCCGTCCTGAAGCCCGTACCAGCAGCCGCTGGATTGACACCGGCGCGATTGCAGGAGCCGAATGGTTCAACACACTGGGTTTCGAAGCGATGTTGAACATTGGATCTTTCGGGGTCGTCAGCGAATACCAGGTGACTCATGTGGGCCGTGGTTCGCAGGGATCTCAGCTGACGTTTGAAGGTGCTTATGTCGAGGCTGGTTACTTCCTGACTGGCGAATATCAGCCGATCGACCGCAAGTCCGGAACCATTGGCCGCGTCAAGCCGCTGGAGAACTTCTTCCTGGTTCGTACTTGTGACGACGAAATCGGTGGTGGCTGGGGTGCGTGGCAGGTTGTGGCCCGTTACTCCTACCTGGACCTGTCTAACGGAAATATCACCGGTGGTGATGAGACCAACTTCACCTTTGGTATGAACTGGTGGTGGAATTCTCACTCGCGTGTGCAGTTCAACTACATCCATGCTCAGATTGATGACCGTGGTCCGATCAACGGATATACCGGTGGTCGATCCGACATCTTCGGTGCCCGGTTTATGGTGGACTTCTAA